The Bombyx mori chromosome 4, ASM3026992v2 region GCATCTCTGAAACCGGCTGTGGATCCGTGTGCCAAATTAATTTCAAGGATTGACGAGACGCGGTAATGAAATTTCCGGATTTGTAGACTTTACGATTACTAtacctatctatctatataaataaaaataaattgctgttctttagtctcgctaaaactcgagaacggctggaccgatttggctaattttggtcttgaattatttgtggaagtccagagaaggtttaaaaggtagataaatatgaaaatgctcggaattaaataaaaataacaattttgttttctctttgatgtgtcccccgtcggacggattccttttgtttgttttaactttattttatacaaaagtttaggtattttatttatcgattgagacactacgaagtctgccgggtcagcagACCCAATACCACATTAGTTATTGGCTCTGCATTGGCTACTTAAACTAAAGAGGTAAATACTTAATTAGATGGGCAATTATATATTCATAGAGTCAAAATAAGAATATAGTATAACAACAACGGATTAGTTAGCCATCTTTAATCAAACTGACATAGTTTTTGcttactggttttttttttcttccgaaGTCGGGAACTAGGCGAGCTTTGCGCTCAATTTATTGACATCATCGTTCGCCCCACCAAAGGCAAAAGTTGCATAAAAAACACTTGTAATCAAATTTGAAGCTATTCAACTTATAAACATAAAATCTCTCTTTACTTTGAGAAGTTAAATAATGTATgttgaaatgttttaatatatataatgattagttttttttagagtAGTATTTCATTTTTTGCTTAATATCTGTTGACGAGCTTTAGTGCCCTTAATAACAAGTGGAAACAGCTTTTGTTACCTGTCcaaaaaaatgtcaataacagaacaaaagagaaaatgtaatttattacatttacaaaTGCAAACCGAAACTTGAGGTGTCAGACGATAGCGCTCACAACACGCCTTATCACTTACTATcgctttataatatattttcataattaaatagagagagagagagaatacactttattgcacaccaacacaatttacatttaaaaaaaaaaacagtcaaaaaccacatatgtacaataggcggtcttatcgctaaaagcgatctcttccagacaaccgtctaatttacagaaattctgtaaaatataaaaaatatagcaggtatgtagcggtgtaccatatacaatacattattatagaaaatatatacatataataaacagatatataccgtttacataatataatatataccaatatacatacttacatacaatacatactaatatacttacacacacataataaatcaacagtatggaaatgataaatgataatgatatttaaatgaataaatattacttaatgATAGAACGTCCTATGATCCTGCAAGGGTAGTAGcttactgcctatttctgtagcgAAGCAGTCATCCAGTTTGAAGCATAGGACCACTGCtactacaatacaattgagatcttATAATACTCctgaattatataatattaacaatataatattacacAATGATAATCAACTATGCTGTTGTATCATTGTGTAATACTTGCATATTGCATAATTCCGCTGCCATAATTTACAATGACGCAAtattatcaatttaaatttcaaatacttCAAGAATTCTTCTCCCAACAGTTCTCATTAGATTTCGATTCGGTCTAGATGGGGGTTTTCTGTTTTCTGTTTTCacgattttcatatttttattatccttTATCAATTTACATTTCTTCTCataggttattattattatttcattgctttggtgggtggacgagcccacggcccacctggtgttaagtggttaccggagcccatagacatctacaaggtaaatgccgccacctacataGAGATATTAGTTTATGGtgtcagtatacttacaacgaaTTTAGTTAACTGTAGAACCCAGTATAGTTACTCTGCTAAAAAGCAATGCTACTCATTTCTATTGCAGAagtattaaagtttaaatttataatctatAGTTATAGGACTGAGTTTAGGTTGCCTATAAGATGAGACCGgatttaattaatacattttagaAGAGATACTGTCCGTGTCGCAAATATACAGGCTGTTATtgtcaatttataatattatacgtATTTATActacattattaattaatcgTAAACAATTCGTGATAgtaaaaaagtcgtcgtggcctaaaagataagacgtccggtgcattcgtgttgagcgatgcaccggtgttcgaatcccaggcgggtaccaatttttctgatgaaatacgtactcaacaaatttttacgattgacttccacggtgaaggaataacatcgtgtaataaaaatcaaatcaattttagtttgcgtaattactggtggtaggacctcttgtgagtccgcgcgggtaggtaccaccaccctgcctatttctgccgtgaagcagtaatgcgtttcggtttgaagggtggggcagccgttgtagctatactgagaccttagaacttatatctcaagatgggtggcgcatttacgttgtagatgtctatgggctccagtaaccaattaacaccaggtgggctgtaagctcgtccacccatctaagaaaaaagaaaaaataggtacggatttagtttaaaatattgGTATTCTCTCCCTCTACTATGACCACCGATGTCAGTTTTgctaacaaattaaaaaaaaaaagtattactgtctgaaataaaatatttgcatCACATGTGTTAGCAGCGGGATGATGCAACAAAATATTACACAACGAAGTACAATTATGCAATGAGGAATATTAATATTACTGCCAATTTATTACGCAATTGCAAAAGCATTTTCGAAGCgtcatttcatatttattgtggtaggacctcttgtgagtccgcgcgggtggttaccaccaccctgcctatttctgccgtgaagcaataatgcgtttcggatggagggtggggcagccgctgtaacatacttgagaccttagaacttatatctcaagatgggtggcgcatttacgttgtggatgtctatgggctccagtaaccacttaacaccaggtgggctgtgagctcgtccacctatctaagcaaataaaaattaaaaaaacaaacatatttattttattattatgcaaaTTTCTAATAAAGATTCACTGGTTTAATGTTTGATCCTTGTTCAATAGTTATCCCACCCTTTTGGTCGTCCGTATATTTTTCTAAAGAGCACCATTTTTTGATGTTTCGTCATACAGTACCTTTGAGGAGTTCTTCGTTGTTATCAAACGCTCTTTCGTCTGCTTTGGCGTCGTTTATTTgggaattttaattgaatagagtaaatttggtaaaaaatcttatttttggTAAGGACTTTTATGAGTATGTACGTGTAAGTGCCTCAAAACCGATCAGTTACTTCGGTTCGTAGCGTGAGACTTTTACATAATACAGTTGAAACTTTGGCTACATTCCTATCACATTTAAAGATCATTAATACATGTACCTGGATTTATCCCATTATAGACCATCATTATAATCATAGCTTTTGTAAATATATCCTATACGTTTATCCATATCCCCATAATACCCATCAAAATTCTTCATTTGACACTCCTCCGGTGAATTTTCTTTCAGTCTTCCCAATAATAAACCTATTTATTACTACTTTGCTAAATAGTCacgtgtattatttttaaactccCCATCCTTTCCTTCATATGCTTGATATATTACTTAATTGTTACTCCTAATTCTTGGAAGTTCTATATAGATATTGTATTTGCCGATTCAATAATTTTATGACATCAACTTTCAGCTTTACATACTAATGGCAAATATATTTTGTCAGTGAACTCCTCACATAAAATAACGTATGAAtactgataaataaaaaaataaaatctatttattttgaatttaaatttcataaaacaggaaaaaacaaaaaaaaatattaagtgttTATAGCATTATCTTTTACAGTAACACCCACACATGCATAATCGATAACGGCTTATCAAAATCGATAATACGTAAGTACGTAAGAGATTCAGCGGGTTGCGAAACATGAGCGTTTGAATCCAGACATAAATACGAGTTGTCTAAAAATTTTGAGTCATTCGTAACGGGAGCATCGTAATAACAGTCacgtgtaaaaataataatttgtatttgaTTTACATTGTAGCTTCAATTGTAACTTATAATTTGTTAATTGTGTTAATAGCAACTATATTGCAATAATATTTTCAGTACGATTGAGTGAATTCGTATTGTGATTTCTAAGAGTGAATTACGCCTGCTTGTCAACAAGAAACTTTAATgcgaaattgaaaattttgtggATAGCTTCATTATCGACAATCATACTTAAGCCGTTGTATTTGAACATTTAAAATGGAGGAGACTTcgaacgatttcaaaattttcaacgCGAACCCATCCAATTCGAGGTTAGtttgtattaattgttttatttttaaactaatattttcaatatgGCGTGTTGTTGACCGCTATTACTGATAACAACGTATACAAGGACAATATATTTAGTAGTATGTTATTCTttcccagtttttttttctacatttatCATGTTCAACTATTGTACCTGCAGGTAAATTGCATGAGAATTATTGCCGCATGCAATCATCATCTGGAGTGGTTCTCCCATGTATCGTAATATgattatgtttattaaaattcagGTTTACACTCCTTAACACGTTGACCtggcgcctggattgcctaactttgccttctattatttttaatgtaggtATTAGTATTTTAGGTCACTTAGAAATAcaattcattctcagtatcttcggattcgtctttttTAGACTCTACTACATGTTCCGGcgtcttagtaacagaaatcgatataattacttgAGTGCCTCGCGTAGGACACTGGTGACCTACCTgtcagtcaaagggttaatagTAGAAACCGGATTGACGACACCGATAATCTTGTCATTGATACTAACGTAAGCTCGCAAATCTTCGATGACAAGATGTGTTCAAGATACCAATGTAGCAAGTTCATTTTCACCATTTTCTATTCTGGTTGGTTATTgatcaaaggttttttttcttatatgacTTTGTTTTGAATGACCGTTAGTAAGGTACAGATATTCAACCTCCTGCATACAGTAATACGTTCTAAATATACATCTATGATGCTAGTACCCTGAcgttattttcttttgtttcagcAATAAAGAAGTCATGGATAACTCAGAAGAGACGCAACCGACAGTGAGTTTTGACCCGGAATCAGTGTATTACAATATGTCCGGAGATAAATACTTGATTATCTTCAATCATTACACCTTCAAGAAAACCAAATACTTTCAGTAAGTTTGAGAAATTTTTATTAAGCATTACTAACTCGGtgttttaaactttttatataTCTGGTAAATATTTTCTTCCTTTCTTCTTACACTCAATGGTACGGTTGAGTTGTTCATTAGTTGTATCTTGTAAATGCAAAATGAATATCACACATTTGACTCAAATTTTGACTAAAATTATGTATACTCTTTATGAATATTCCCTTTCAGCTCTCACGAGATAAagtgaaaattataaaactacatACGCGAAACGAtattaacttgtttttttttttaaatatttgcgtTCATTTCGAACATAATGCTAGTTTGATTTTTGTCATGacatcctccttgcgtcgtattcctcattactgagggtcgtgaccacccttttgtatcaccttcgcacgcacgatctttctccatccattcttgtctctggcggtgtggagggcgttgtgaaacgtggaatcaagagcggtgcgaatctggtcggaccaacgtattgggctgcgcccccgaggtcttttcccatctaccttaccagtCACGACATAAGTAATGTTTAAATAGTCTTCCATTATGTTGTTTGTAACtacatattttgattatttaaattcgCAGATATAAACAGCCCTCGACAAGGAACGGTACATTTGAAGATGTTAAAAGTTTAAAGGATTTATTCGAAGGTCTATCTTACAATGTTACAACTTACACCGATCTTATCTATGAAGATATTTTAAATAGAGTTGCTGAATGTGAGTAACTTATTGGTTTATATCAAACGTCATTTGCCCATAGGCTTCACTGTTATATGTAATAAAATGTGTATCTAGGTGTtttaaggtgagtggcgcatttacgtcgtagatgtctatgggctccagtaaccacttaacatcaagtgggctgtgacgtcgtccacccaccttagcaataaaaaaaaatctagacacAGCGTTCAGAATCTCGAAAGCTCATGAAATACCAATTCagtttattgcttatatgtacACTGAGAcgtcagaactcatatctcaatatctcaaggtgggtggcggcatttacatcgtagatgtctacgggtaaccacttaaaactagatgggctgtgagatcgtccacccatctatgcaataaataaataaataagattgtAGTTAGATGGTTCTTAAAGAgttggtttatttatttgtgtattaCGTGAATGGGggaacgagttcacagccacctggtgttaagtgcttaccggaacccatagacataaaaatatgaaagccGCCACTTACCTTCAGACAGACACCAGGTCGTCattccaattaaattaatataacggCTATAtctccttcaaaccgaaatgaatgactgcttcgcagcagataTATGCAGGATAGTGGTAACGATCCGTGTAAGCTCTTAACAGACCCTATCATCAGTGAATACCGATTAGGGATCTCAGTACTCTGTTGTAATATACAGAGATCGCTGCTGTCTATTCGCCAATGAGAGTCCCTGGTCGCCTTTTAAGATACCCACGAGAAGATAGGTAGCTGCTATTTTAAGCAACACCACGCAACGTGCttcttaaaaaaagatgtgtggtgtgtgtgcgaagttccttattataaaaatattaattttaagttctgttcgaggtataaagaaaataaaactggaggtttcgcaacaacccacggtcattcggtaacgtgtgaactaattgtggtacacttcattcacggttgtttgcataagagttagtgtattgcgcaaacaaacgctctgagatcatggtcaatgaatgataaaaaatgttattttttgtacgctattacaaagttaagtcgtacactgtgtgcattactaatttttacgttattacaaagataagtcgtacactgtgcgcattactaataaaaatcttacgttacggacgttttttctcggttagggtacccttccgcatcgtcccataaggaacttcgttccaaaaaccttTAGCAATGAATCTACTTCTTACCGTGCTAGTGTGGTTCGCATACAACCACAAGCTGGAGTCGATTACTATACCtgaaattgaaaaagaaaatcttttattttggTTCTAGTTTGCAAGCGCGATCATAGCAAGACCTCATGTGTTATTGTGACGATCCTGACACATGGCGATAGCGGCGAAGTATTCGCTGCCGACCAACCATACAAGATCAGCGACCTCACTAATATGATTGAGAATGCTCATCACACGCTAGTCGGCAAGCCTAAGATCTTTTTTATTCAGGTAAAATCAGCTTTCGTTAGTTTCACGACACTGCTAGAATGACTATTGCCTCAACTGGATGGTTTTGTCCACGGTCCACTTATTGTTACTTAACTACACAGACATCGTTAAATACTGGAAATACTTATAAAACCTAAACATAAGGCCGAAGACCTAATTATATTGTACTATCTATACGCAGCAAAAGTCAATAGATgttcaggattgacttccacggtgaaggaataacatcgtgtaataaaaatcaaacccgcaaaattataatttgcgtaattactggtggtaggatctcttgtgagtccgcacgggtaggtaccaccgccctgcctatttctgccgtgacgcagtaatgcgtttcggtttgaagggtggggcagccgttgtaactacattgagaccttagaacttatgtctcaaggtgggtggcgcatttacgttgtagatgtctatgggctccagtaaccacttaacaccaggtgggctgtgagctcgtccacccacccgtAATTTACAATACATAATACATCCCATATATATTATTGATAAATATGTGCCtacatacatctatatatacatacatacataaatacgtaCATACTATTTGCGTATAGTTACAGTGCTATGTAAATATTAAGGATAAATAGATAGGATGTACTGTCCCGCACAGATAGATACCAACCTACAATAGTATACTAGGAGGGATCAAAAAGTAGTGAGAACGACATACTCcttggtaagaaaaaaaaatactggcagGCATAGCTCAGAGATACATATTtgtaacattaataaataaataaatcttcgattctcttttgttcttttttctgAATGTAGTCATTTGTTTGCTTCGCGTTCTCGAAAATGGAGAAAAATGAAGTGCGAGCCGTTATTAAATACCtctgtttaaaaaagttaacgACGCAGGAAAAGCGCTTGACTCGGTgtgtagagagagagagagagagtcgGAGACtatgtagataaataaattatcaagtTATCAATAGTCATTATATTCCATCTCATTTTCACTACTTTTTGATCCTCCAAGTAGTACATCCTACCAACAACgtcttttatataatttttattaatcaatGTTATTGGTTAATCTTCGGTTCGTGAACACGTGTTAGGGAAAAAAAGATGAGTGGTAACCTCAGCACACTCATATCGTTCAATACATCGGAAATTTTCTTCTATAGGGTACATGCACAGTTTTCAGTCACTTATTTACCATGACAGAATAAGAGGGGCGAACAAGCTCTGTAGCTTATTCGTATTAAGCTCTTATTAAAGTCCTTCGTAGAATAAATACCGCCTTTCAATCCGAAACGATAATTATACTTTCTTCGAAACCCCCAATATTTGGGGGTAGAAGAACAAAGCATCGAATGACGCGAATTCACCTTGGTATCAAAGTTTTTGTACACCTATCTATCtggtaataattaattgtatatttttatggtAATATTTCGGGCATTTTCTAGGCATGCCGTGGTCCCTTTATGGATGAGGGCAGAACAGTGGTGCTGGATGGTGAAAGCAGGGGCGTCTTACGCCTTCCAACGCATTCGGACTTCCTCTTCTTACATTCTTCTGTTGACGGTACTTTCGAACTATTTTTCTATCGATATATGCAACTTACTTAATTCTAATTTGTCATAATTAGATTTTGTAACCCATTGATGCATTCCCAAAGTCCTTTTTTTACCATGCATCcgaatatgtatttatttttagtgaATCAAATTTTACATAATCCTGTTTTTAATTTGCTGatcatacttttttattttcacagaGCTTGTGACTCGTGTTCCAGTGCTTAGTACAATTTCGAGATTATTTGctgtattttcatttaaaaaactcAGAAAAAGAAGAGGTGTGACaagcaaaaacattttttatttcatttgtctCATTactttttaactgatttaattACTACTAGTAATCTCATTATTTCCTTTATTGTTAtcccgtgcgggtaggtataATTTCCTGTCTATTTGAGCTCGAACCATTCGTTGATTCCACTTTGAAGCGTGCGACAGCCATTGTATAATGCATTAAGGACTTATTATTGGGAATCTGTCCTCGTGTCTCACGGTAGGTGATAATAATCGTCATGTCCACGATTTATTCACTCCAATAAccaaattttaatactaaatttatttaatgttagcTTATTACTGAGAATGCAGAGTTTACCTGTCATTAAATACACGTGCTAAGCGTCTTTTTTTACTCTTTTCATAATACTTGTATCGTGAAGTTATCGTGCTTCATTGAAAACACAATGTAAATAAAGTACTTAAGATCCGGGGGAAAGTTGTTCGGTCCATCTAATGCAAATATGTCCTAGAGCCTTATATCATGAAATGACAAGAATGAATGGGATAGTTTTGAATTGCGGCCTACCAGTGCGGGTTCCTAATGCAACCTATTACCGGAAAGGAACACGATAAACATTCCACATTAAGATCTAATATTAAGTATGTCTGTTTCAGGTTATCTTTCCTACCGTGATTCAAGAGGATCGTGGCTAATCCAGACACTGTGCGAAATCATTAGAAAGAATCACAAGGAAATCGATCTACTGCATATGATCACGATGGTGAACAAAAGCATTGCATATGCGAAGAGTACGTACGTAAAGCAGATGACCGAAACTAGGTTTACTTTAACTAAGTTATTTATGTTTGAAAAGTAGATGGTCTCGTGATTATTCCTATAATTTTCTTAAGCGAATTGTTCTATCGAAATATATCCAGTGGAAACGGATAAGTCTGAGGTGCATTTACTAGTTTATAATGCCAATAATTTTTCAAACAttgttaatttacattttaagccACTATTTCGTAGTAGTAATCTAATAATCTTAACTTTTTTGGGTCGCATAATGTTAGTTGTGgacaaatattgtatttatataactgacatgtccttcttcaccGACGTTTGAAAATAGTTCTGTTTGATAAGGGCATTCTACATGTTttgtaatcattatttttagTGATTTACAAAGTGTTACCTGTTAattttgatataataaaatatactgtattaaataaaagttcatCATGTTGTACATTATTCTATTATTTGTCCTTCTAGGCAACTccaatttaaatttggaaaaaataattcaagtatGTATAGCTTTTGTTTTTGTAACATCATCCGTGTGAATGTAGGCAGTGACTTAGCTTTGCTCCTGGCATCGCTGACGTCGATAAACGTCGGTAataactcaccatcaggtgtgctGTATACTCTTTTGCCTACCgggacaaaagaaaaaaaaagtaacttaaCTCTCACCCTTTTGTCAACATAAGCACCTGATTTCTTCCAGAGGGAATCGGTTCGCTTAGAAGCTCTGAGTCAACGGAAGGATTTTCATTCTTTCTATGATTTGTATCGTATGTTCTAAGGGGAATACTCTGAAATAGTCTTTGAAATGATCTCATCCTCACCTTCTGCACCGGCCTGTCTCATCTGAGTATTATTGCTCAAAACCTCTACGCTCATTAGCATTGCGTTTGGAGAGAACATGCCAAATGCTATGCTAAATGCTATTCCAAAATTTAACGAACTACCCTATCGTCTCCAAACGAGGCTTAAAAGAGTCGTGGGCAATAAACAGCGACTTATTAGAAGACAATTAAATCTTTGGCCTTATTACCTATGGCCTCATATTTctcgaaattaattaaaaaaaggtgGTCTGTCTGTCGAAATACAGTTATATGAAAGAATTAACCTTTAAAAGTGCCAAGAAAATTacaccacaaaaaaaaaacaaacagcaaagttacgtgaaacaaaatataaaactcCAAGCAATATTTCTTCGTAAGCAATCGAAGGGTCCATTAAAGGCTCAGAGGGAGGCTTATTTCGGCCAAATTCAGGCGTATACTTACCTCTTTGGTTCGATGCCATTCTCACTTGCTTATAGTTTCGACGGGTTACACATTACGGGTCGAGTGAGAAGTTTCTAGAATAACTGATTCCGAGACATTATGTTGTTGGTTGATTAATGTCACTTTTGTTTTATACTCAAAAGCCTAATGCTACGAACTCCCAGTGGTAATATATGAGCttagtattgaaataataagaaaatactttaccgtccttttcttcttttttgtcaACGAGTTTGATGTAATATTTTTCAAAGATAATGAATCATAGACGTGTAAATGAATATTgttgtcttaatttttttaatgctttaatatatttttattgcgtagatgggtgaata contains the following coding sequences:
- the ICE gene encoding ICE protein; the protein is MEETSNDFKIFNANPSNSSNKEVMDNSEETQPTVSFDPESVYYNMSGDKYLIIFNHYTFKKTKYFQYKQPSTRNGTFEDVKSLKDLFEGLSYNVTTYTDLIYEDILNRVAEFCKRDHSKTSCVIVTILTHGDSGEVFAADQPYKISDLTNMIENAHHTLVGKPKIFFIQACRGPFMDEGRTVVLDGESRGVLRLPTHSDFLFLHSSVDGYLSYRDSRGSWLIQTLCEIIRKNHKEIDLLHMITMVNKSIAYAKSTYVKQMTETRFTLTKLFMFEK
- the ICE gene encoding ICE protein isoform X1 — protein: MEETSNDFKIFNANPSNSSNKEVMDNSEETQPTVSFDPESVYYNMSGDKYLIIFNHYTFKKTKYFQYKQPSTRNGTFEDVKSLKDLFEGLSYNVTTYTDLIYEDILNRVAEFCKRDHSKTSCVIVTILTHGDSGEVFAADQPYKISDLTNMIENAHHTLVGKPKIFFIQACRGPFMDEGRTVVLDGESRGVLRLPTHSDFLFLHSSVDELVTRVPVLSTISRLFAVFSFKKLRKRRGYLSYRDSRGSWLIQTLCEIIRKNHKEIDLLHMITMVNKSIAYAKSTYVKQMTETRFTLTKLFMFEK